The Actinomyces sp. oral taxon 414 genome has a segment encoding these proteins:
- the panC gene encoding pantoate--beta-alanine ligase, which translates to MTDTAPALRPGALLARTRQELAAALDGDTAPRAVVMTMGALHDGHFDLVAEAARRVGPGGTVVVTIFVNPLQFAAGEDLEAYPRTLAADVDGLVRVLSGGPGRPRVGRLVVFAPAPQAVYPDGEPGVRLDAGPMATVLEGAVRPTHFAGVLQVVLTLMHLIGPRWAVFGRKDAQQLAIVSAMVRDLAVPVEVVPVDIRREPDGLAMSSRNSYLSPEQRARALALSRALEAGRAAAAAGADAAGVRRAAAELLAAAPGVEVDYVAVVDPLTFVERAGAGLGLPGADGVAAAGEVLLAVAARVGPTRLIDNALIDLG; encoded by the coding sequence ATGACCGACACCGCTCCCGCCCTCCGCCCCGGCGCCCTCCTGGCCCGCACCCGCCAGGAGCTGGCCGCCGCCCTCGACGGCGATACCGCCCCCCGCGCCGTCGTCATGACCATGGGCGCCCTGCACGACGGCCACTTCGATCTCGTCGCCGAGGCCGCCCGGCGCGTGGGGCCCGGCGGCACCGTGGTGGTGACCATCTTCGTCAACCCCCTCCAGTTCGCCGCCGGGGAGGATCTGGAGGCCTACCCGCGCACCCTGGCCGCCGACGTCGACGGCCTCGTGCGCGTCCTGAGCGGCGGGCCCGGCCGCCCGCGCGTAGGCCGCCTGGTGGTTTTCGCCCCCGCCCCGCAGGCCGTCTACCCCGACGGCGAGCCCGGCGTCCGCCTCGATGCGGGCCCCATGGCCACGGTCTTGGAGGGAGCCGTCCGGCCCACTCATTTCGCCGGCGTCCTCCAGGTGGTCCTCACCCTCATGCACCTGATCGGCCCGCGCTGGGCCGTGTTCGGCCGCAAGGACGCCCAGCAGCTGGCGATCGTGTCCGCCATGGTCCGCGACCTGGCGGTGCCGGTGGAGGTCGTGCCCGTCGACATTCGCCGCGAGCCCGACGGCCTGGCCATGAGCTCGCGCAACTCCTACCTCTCGCCCGAGCAGCGCGCGCGGGCCCTGGCCCTGTCGCGGGCGCTGGAGGCGGGCCGGGCGGCCGCCGCGGCGGGGGCCGACGCCGCCGGCGTGCGCCGCGCGGCCGCCGAGCTGCTCGCCGCGGCGCCGGGCGTGGAGGTCGACTACGTCGCCGTCGTCGATCCGCTCACCTTCGTGGAGCGGGCCGGCGCGGGCCTGGGCCTGCCCGGGGCGGACGGGGTCGCCGCGGCCGGCGAGGTGCTCCTGGCCGTCGCGGCCAGGGTCGGGCCGACCCGTCTCATTGACAATGCCCTCATTGACCTGGGCTGA
- a CDS encoding Rossmann-like and DUF2520 domain-containing protein, which produces MSETRSQSRDRDRARNQGRRPRPGRLGVGIVSAGRVGAVLGSALRAVDHRVVGVHAVSEASRERAEMLLPGVPVLEVEEVVRRAELVLLAVPDDELAGLVGGLADVGAWWAGQLVVHTSGRHGVGVLAPVLRAGAVPIALHPAMTFSGYSTDVARLAGCPMAVTAPAAFLPVAQALAVELGGEPFVLEEDARPAYHAALAHGANHLVTLVGQAVRALEAAGVGDGAATLRPLLTAALDRALREGADAALTGPVARGDAGTVRAHLEALGGLRDPGTGAVLGDVVEGYRAMAAATVERRAAVGRLDPARVEALRTALGPGPGGGSGGGGPGPGGDPGPGDAPGAQPGTVGS; this is translated from the coding sequence ATGAGCGAGACGCGCAGCCAGAGCCGGGACCGGGACCGCGCCCGGAATCAGGGCCGCCGGCCCAGGCCCGGGCGCCTGGGCGTCGGCATTGTCAGCGCCGGGCGGGTCGGGGCGGTCCTCGGTTCCGCGCTGCGCGCCGTCGACCACCGGGTCGTCGGCGTCCACGCCGTCTCCGAGGCCTCCCGCGAGCGCGCCGAGATGCTCCTGCCGGGCGTGCCCGTGCTGGAGGTCGAGGAGGTCGTGCGGCGCGCCGAGCTGGTCCTGCTCGCCGTGCCCGACGACGAGCTCGCCGGGCTCGTCGGCGGCCTGGCCGACGTCGGGGCGTGGTGGGCCGGCCAGCTGGTGGTCCACACCTCCGGGCGCCATGGCGTGGGCGTGCTCGCCCCCGTGCTGCGGGCCGGCGCCGTGCCCATCGCCCTGCACCCGGCCATGACCTTCTCCGGCTACTCCACCGACGTCGCCCGGCTGGCCGGCTGCCCCATGGCGGTCACGGCTCCCGCCGCCTTCCTGCCCGTGGCCCAGGCCCTGGCCGTCGAGCTGGGCGGGGAGCCCTTCGTGCTGGAGGAGGACGCCCGACCCGCCTACCACGCGGCTCTCGCGCACGGCGCCAACCACCTGGTGACGCTGGTGGGGCAGGCGGTGCGCGCCCTGGAGGCGGCCGGGGTCGGCGACGGCGCGGCGACTCTGCGGCCGCTGCTGACCGCGGCGCTGGACCGGGCGCTGCGCGAGGGGGCCGACGCCGCCCTGACCGGGCCGGTGGCCCGGGGGGATGCGGGCACGGTGCGCGCCCACCTGGAGGCGCTGGGCGGGCTGCGCGACCCGGGCACGGGGGCGGTTTTGGGGGATGTCGTGGAGGGGTATCGGGCCATGGCCGCGGCGACGGTGGAGCGGCGGGCCGCCGTCGGGCGGCTGGATCCCGCCCGGGTCGAGGCCCTGCGCACCGCCCTCGGCCCCGGCCCCGGTGGCGGCTCCGGTGGCGGTGGCCCTGGCCCCGGCGGCGACCCCGGCCCCGGTGATGCCCCCGGCGCGCAGCCGGGTACGGTCGGCTCATGA
- a CDS encoding phage holin family protein, with protein MTTNPPPASPSSPPGPGSRTAQPSLGELVARISENITGLIKGEIDLAKAKGKRMAVKLGLGVGLLGAAGVLALYAFGMLLHAAARGIGEALPLWAGYLIVAVVLLIIGAVLAVVGKRKIDAGLADTPNPQEGLKQNVEIAKEALASGLEKGNQK; from the coding sequence ATGACCACCAATCCGCCCCCCGCCTCCCCGTCGTCCCCGCCCGGCCCCGGCTCCCGGACCGCGCAGCCGAGTCTCGGCGAACTCGTCGCCCGGATCTCCGAGAACATCACCGGCCTGATCAAGGGCGAGATCGACCTGGCCAAGGCCAAGGGCAAACGAATGGCCGTCAAGCTGGGTCTGGGGGTCGGGCTGCTGGGCGCCGCCGGGGTTCTGGCCCTGTACGCCTTCGGCATGCTCCTGCACGCGGCCGCCCGCGGAATCGGCGAGGCGCTGCCGCTGTGGGCCGGTTACCTCATTGTCGCCGTCGTCCTGCTCATTATCGGGGCGGTCCTCGCCGTCGTAGGCAAGCGGAAGATCGACGCCGGGCTCGCAGACACGCCCAACCCGCAGGAGGGCCTCAAGCAGAACGTCGAAATCGCCAAGGAGGCCCTGGCCTCCGGACTGGAGAAGGGGAACCAGAAGTGA
- a CDS encoding class I SAM-dependent methyltransferase: MSAPYRTSGTAPQEQARWRRRTLGALSGTVLDVGAGSGTSGRFLAPGAEWLALEPAPSARLVRAVEARPRSRLLQSVAEELPLTDGDVDAAVCSTALCSVADPDGALAEILRVLRPGGRLVFFEHVAAPAGSGARLFQGLAAPFTRRFDRGCDPRRDTASAIRRAGFSRVDLRALRTAGVFGGLAPVIEGEAIR; the protein is encoded by the coding sequence ATGAGCGCACCGTATCGCACGAGCGGCACGGCGCCGCAGGAGCAGGCCCGGTGGCGCCGTCGGACGTTGGGCGCCCTGAGCGGCACCGTGCTCGACGTCGGGGCGGGCTCGGGGACGAGCGGACGCTTCCTGGCGCCCGGAGCCGAGTGGCTCGCGCTCGAGCCCGCGCCGTCCGCGCGGCTGGTCCGCGCCGTCGAGGCCCGACCGCGCTCCCGTCTGCTGCAATCGGTCGCCGAGGAACTGCCGCTGACGGACGGCGACGTCGACGCCGCCGTGTGCTCCACCGCGCTGTGCTCCGTCGCCGATCCCGACGGCGCACTGGCCGAGATCCTACGCGTGCTGCGTCCCGGCGGCCGACTGGTGTTCTTCGAGCACGTGGCGGCGCCGGCCGGCTCCGGGGCCCGCCTGTTCCAGGGGCTGGCCGCCCCCTTCACCCGCCGCTTCGACCGGGGGTGCGATCCGCGCAGGGACACGGCCTCCGCGATCCGGAGGGCGGGATTCTCCCGGGTCGACCTGCGCGCCCTGCGGACCGCCGGCGTGTTCGGGGGCCTCGCGCCGGTCATCGAGGGCGAGGCGATCCGATGA
- a CDS encoding PH domain-containing protein, translated as MSARPGRAERPGRPERPDRAERGIALPADLVWRRMHPVSPLLEGWKIVSAIIAVVTIRNADNLIEVYRYVVAHGFNLGDDLLVWALLGLLALVVVLGLALSLGWWAKTYAVDRDGVYLRTGILNKQLRIARLPRIQSVDIVHPLLGRILGLGRLTVEVAGSGDSRVVIGYLPTARLEELRERILALAAGLAPQPDGAESPSGAAPSIPAAPDGARARPAGSAGPLGFEDAVRAPAPARARREEHPLYAVDTSTLVGSLLRSGQVLAAIGLTLLVAGALLASMVLTDETARPGSGAALVLSMIAGPAAVVSIVWNRFNKSWNFRAAATPAGIRMRFGLTSDTSSTLPPGRVHAVGLAQGPLWRGRDWWLVRALVAGRRTGEAGSSSGGAQEDGIGVLLPVGDRDTALRALWLVTPDLGAPRPDALLAAALSGMDDDGVGPADAPAGSPERGFIRISARGRIFSPLGRRREAIALTDTCVILRTGRWWRRVSVIPYERIQSLRVRQGPLARRLRLAKIHFDMVDNTPVRVELSNLDLADAAAVERVVSERALRRRREENLDRWLARVS; from the coding sequence GTGAGCGCCCGCCCCGGCCGCGCCGAGCGCCCCGGCCGTCCCGAGCGCCCCGACCGCGCCGAGCGCGGCATCGCCCTGCCCGCCGACCTCGTCTGGCGGCGCATGCACCCCGTCTCCCCGCTCCTGGAGGGCTGGAAGATCGTGAGCGCGATCATCGCGGTCGTCACCATCCGCAACGCGGACAACCTCATCGAGGTCTACCGCTACGTCGTCGCCCACGGCTTCAACCTCGGCGACGACCTGCTGGTGTGGGCGCTCCTGGGCCTGCTCGCGCTCGTCGTCGTCCTCGGCCTGGCCCTGTCCCTGGGCTGGTGGGCGAAGACCTACGCCGTCGACCGCGACGGGGTGTACCTGCGCACCGGCATCCTCAACAAGCAGCTGCGCATCGCGCGCCTGCCCCGCATCCAGTCCGTCGACATCGTCCACCCCCTCCTCGGCCGTATCCTCGGGCTGGGCCGGCTGACCGTCGAGGTGGCCGGGAGCGGGGACTCGCGGGTCGTTATCGGCTATCTGCCCACCGCCCGGCTCGAGGAGCTGCGCGAGCGCATCCTCGCCCTCGCCGCCGGCCTCGCCCCGCAGCCCGACGGCGCGGAGAGCCCCTCCGGCGCGGCGCCGTCGATCCCGGCCGCGCCCGACGGCGCGCGGGCCCGCCCCGCCGGTTCCGCCGGCCCCCTCGGGTTCGAGGACGCGGTGCGGGCCCCCGCCCCGGCCCGCGCCCGCCGCGAGGAGCACCCGCTCTACGCCGTCGACACGTCGACGCTCGTGGGCTCCCTGCTGCGTTCCGGGCAGGTGCTCGCGGCGATCGGCCTCACCCTCCTGGTGGCGGGGGCGCTCCTCGCCTCCATGGTTCTCACGGACGAGACGGCGCGGCCGGGTTCGGGGGCCGCCCTCGTCCTGTCCATGATCGCCGGGCCGGCCGCCGTCGTCTCCATTGTGTGGAACCGTTTCAATAAGAGTTGGAACTTCCGTGCCGCCGCGACGCCGGCCGGCATCCGCATGCGCTTCGGACTGACCTCCGACACCTCCTCCACCCTCCCGCCCGGCCGGGTCCACGCGGTGGGCCTCGCGCAGGGGCCGCTGTGGCGCGGCAGGGACTGGTGGCTGGTCCGGGCCCTCGTCGCCGGGCGCCGCACGGGCGAGGCGGGCTCCTCCTCGGGCGGCGCGCAGGAGGACGGCATTGGCGTCCTGCTGCCCGTCGGCGACCGGGACACGGCCCTGCGGGCCCTGTGGCTCGTCACCCCCGACCTCGGCGCGCCCCGGCCCGACGCCCTGCTCGCCGCCGCCCTGAGCGGAATGGACGACGACGGCGTCGGGCCCGCCGACGCGCCGGCGGGCTCGCCCGAGCGCGGTTTCATCCGCATCAGTGCGCGCGGGCGGATCTTCTCCCCGCTCGGCCGACGGCGCGAGGCGATCGCCCTGACCGACACCTGCGTCATCCTGCGCACCGGCCGGTGGTGGCGGCGGGTCAGCGTCATCCCCTACGAGCGCATTCAGTCCCTGCGCGTCCGCCAGGGCCCCCTCGCCCGACGCCTGCGGCTGGCCAAGATCCACTTCGACATGGTGGACAACACCCCGGTGCGCGTGGAGCTGAGCAACCTCGACCTCGCCGACGCGGCCGCCGTCGAGCGCGTGGTCTCCGAGCGGGCCCTGCGCCGGCGGCGCGAGGAGAACCTGGACCGCTGGCTCGCCCGCGTCTCCTGA
- a CDS encoding PH domain-containing protein yields the protein MTAPVPPPAAPGAGVSPFEPAGVVFTPVSPRLITARLLGAESANAAGAILGVVLGVAVNPRLYLVAAAALVLAVWEAWLIPRQIRAMGYALAPDHLLWRKGIMFRSMSVIPYGRMQFVDTSQGPLARALGIAEVKLHTAAATTDATINGLPVGEAERLRQILSERGEQRMAGL from the coding sequence GTGACCGCACCCGTTCCGCCTCCGGCGGCCCCCGGCGCCGGCGTCTCGCCCTTCGAGCCCGCCGGCGTCGTCTTCACCCCCGTCTCCCCGCGCCTGATCACCGCCCGGCTGCTCGGGGCCGAGAGCGCCAACGCCGCGGGCGCGATCCTGGGCGTCGTCCTGGGCGTCGCGGTGAACCCCCGGCTCTACCTGGTCGCCGCGGCGGCGCTCGTCCTGGCCGTCTGGGAGGCCTGGCTCATTCCGCGCCAGATCCGCGCCATGGGCTACGCGCTGGCGCCGGACCACCTCCTGTGGCGCAAGGGGATCATGTTCCGCTCCATGAGCGTCATCCCCTACGGGCGCATGCAGTTCGTCGACACCTCCCAGGGGCCCCTCGCCCGGGCCCTGGGCATTGCGGAGGTCAAGCTCCACACCGCCGCCGCCACCACGGACGCCACCATTAACGGCCTGCCGGTCGGCGAGGCCGAGCGGCTGCGCCAGATCCTGTCCGAGCGCGGCGAGCAGCGGATGGCCGGGCTGTGA
- the purF gene encoding amidophosphoribosyltransferase produces the protein MSSGDTAQTAIGPPADPELEPPVGEECGVFGVWAPGEEVSRLTYFGLYALQHRGQEAAGIATTDGSNILVYKDLGLVSQVFDDPSLSNLTGHIAVGHVRYATTGATTWENSQPMLGPVAGSTLALAHNGNLTNTRELMAAVYSASGEDLTGELGRGSSTDTAVIAALMNLVSERGALIGVDAAPAAPAAAAGGPAGPPLAVAATAHRVLPLLRGAFSLVFMDEHTLYAARDPYGVRPLVLGRLERGWVVASETAALDIVGAVYVREIEPGELLEIDADGLRSTRFAAARRAGCVFEYVYLARPDTKIAGRSVIAARNAMGAALAREHPVEADLVIATPESGTPAAIGYAQASGIPYGQGLVKNAYVGRTFIQPTQTLRQLGIRLKLNPVREVIEGKRLVVVDDSIVRGNTQRALVRMLREAGAAEVHVRISSPPVLWPCYYGIDFATRAELIAAGMSVEEIRESVGADTLGYLSVEGMVEASGQPRAELCTACFTGDYPIAPPAGGACAAAVPVTRVPSAYRHRRRAASARVPDDGAVELASPALVTRPDLTTGSPLPAPVPREGSTR, from the coding sequence GTGAGTTCCGGTGACACCGCTCAGACCGCCATCGGCCCTCCCGCAGATCCCGAACTCGAGCCGCCCGTCGGCGAGGAGTGCGGCGTCTTCGGCGTGTGGGCGCCCGGCGAGGAGGTCTCCCGCCTGACCTACTTCGGTCTGTACGCCCTCCAGCACCGCGGCCAGGAGGCCGCCGGCATCGCCACGACCGACGGCTCCAACATCCTGGTCTACAAGGACCTCGGCCTGGTCTCCCAGGTCTTCGACGATCCCTCCCTGTCCAACCTGACCGGGCACATCGCCGTCGGGCATGTCCGCTATGCCACCACGGGGGCCACCACCTGGGAGAACTCCCAGCCGATGCTCGGCCCCGTCGCCGGCTCCACCCTGGCCCTGGCCCACAACGGCAACCTCACCAACACCCGCGAGCTCATGGCGGCCGTGTACTCCGCCTCCGGCGAGGATCTGACCGGCGAGCTCGGACGCGGTTCGTCGACGGACACCGCCGTCATCGCCGCCCTCATGAACCTCGTCTCCGAGCGCGGCGCTCTCATCGGGGTCGACGCCGCGCCCGCTGCACCCGCGGCGGCCGCGGGCGGTCCCGCCGGCCCCCCGCTCGCCGTCGCCGCCACGGCCCACCGGGTCCTGCCCCTGCTGCGCGGCGCCTTCTCCCTGGTGTTCATGGACGAGCACACCCTCTACGCCGCCCGCGACCCGTACGGCGTGCGCCCCCTGGTCCTGGGGCGCCTGGAGCGCGGGTGGGTCGTGGCCTCGGAGACCGCCGCCCTCGACATCGTCGGCGCCGTCTACGTGCGGGAGATCGAGCCCGGCGAGCTCCTGGAGATCGACGCCGATGGCTTGCGCTCCACCCGTTTCGCCGCGGCCCGCCGGGCCGGGTGCGTCTTCGAGTACGTCTACCTGGCCCGCCCGGACACTAAGATCGCCGGCCGGTCCGTCATCGCCGCGCGCAACGCCATGGGCGCGGCCCTGGCCCGCGAGCACCCCGTCGAGGCTGACCTGGTCATCGCCACCCCCGAGTCCGGCACGCCCGCCGCCATCGGCTACGCCCAGGCCTCCGGCATCCCCTACGGCCAGGGGCTGGTCAAGAACGCCTACGTGGGCCGGACCTTCATCCAGCCCACCCAGACGCTGCGCCAGCTCGGAATCCGGCTCAAGCTCAACCCGGTGCGCGAGGTCATTGAGGGCAAGCGCCTCGTCGTCGTGGACGACTCGATCGTGCGCGGCAACACCCAGCGGGCCCTGGTGCGCATGCTGCGCGAGGCCGGCGCCGCCGAGGTCCACGTGCGCATCTCCTCCCCGCCGGTGCTGTGGCCCTGCTACTACGGCATCGACTTCGCCACCCGCGCCGAGCTCATCGCCGCCGGCATGAGCGTGGAGGAGATCCGCGAGTCCGTGGGCGCGGACACCCTCGGCTACCTCTCCGTCGAGGGCATGGTCGAGGCCTCCGGCCAGCCGCGCGCCGAGCTGTGCACCGCCTGCTTCACCGGCGACTACCCCATCGCCCCGCCGGCGGGAGGGGCCTGCGCGGCCGCCGTGCCGGTCACGCGGGTGCCCAGCGCCTACCGCCACCGCCGCCGGGCCGCATCGGCCCGCGTGCCCGACGACGGCGCCGTCGAATTGGCCAGCCCGGCCCTCGTCACCCGGCCCGACCTCACGACCGGCAGTCCCCTGCCGGCCCCCGTACCGCGAGAAGGAAGCACCCGATGA
- a CDS encoding DUF3180 domain-containing protein, translated as MRRTRWTTVLACLVTTAVISFVLFDLVLRHRGWVPGLTAWGAAVAVVMTVLVLVAGLAVRRLREHRETWMTPIGAAVTAAGAQASALVGVLVGGVYAGELVVAVIAPSSPAMCSLAWTAGGCLLACLAWSAVGLLVEHWCAIDMSDDDEDGGGRGSEVPGSGAPA; from the coding sequence ATGCGGCGCACGCGGTGGACCACGGTCCTCGCGTGCCTCGTCACGACCGCCGTCATCTCCTTCGTCCTGTTCGACCTCGTGCTCCGGCACCGCGGGTGGGTCCCCGGGCTCACCGCGTGGGGGGCCGCCGTCGCCGTCGTCATGACGGTGCTCGTCCTCGTGGCGGGACTGGCCGTGCGCCGCCTGCGGGAGCACCGCGAGACGTGGATGACACCGATCGGGGCGGCGGTGACCGCGGCGGGGGCGCAGGCCTCCGCGCTCGTCGGCGTCCTCGTCGGGGGCGTCTACGCCGGCGAACTCGTCGTCGCCGTCATCGCCCCCTCCTCGCCGGCCATGTGCTCCCTGGCGTGGACCGCGGGGGGCTGCCTCCTGGCCTGCCTGGCCTGGAGCGCCGTCGGGCTGCTCGTCGAGCACTGGTGCGCCATTGACATGAGCGACGACGACGAGGACGGCGGGGGCCGGGGCTCCGAGGTGCCCGGCTCCGGCGCCCCCGCCTGA
- a CDS encoding DUF3073 domain-containing protein produces the protein MGRGRQKAKATKVARKLKYFSPETDYAALERELVSASSGADPRDEYEELAAKYNVDDDDDWEDSDVPRTEPGRRS, from the coding sequence ATGGGGCGCGGCCGTCAGAAGGCCAAGGCGACCAAGGTCGCCCGCAAGCTCAAGTACTTCAGCCCGGAGACCGACTACGCGGCGCTCGAGCGCGAGCTAGTCAGCGCGTCCTCCGGCGCCGACCCGCGCGATGAGTACGAGGAGCTGGCCGCCAAGTACAACGTCGACGACGACGATGACTGGGAGGACTCGGACGTCCCCCGCACGGAGCCGGGTCGTCGAAGTTGA
- the panD gene encoding aspartate 1-decarboxylase, with protein MTARTRTMMTSKIHRATVTRADLGYVGSITVDAELLQAADLLPGERVDICDCTNGNRLSTYVIPGEPGSGEICVNGAAAHLVAPGDLVILIAYSQMSDAEARTYFPRVVFVDERNRVVERGAEPGRVPEDSDAAQAQGLKSSGTPLAASRR; from the coding sequence ATGACTGCACGCACCCGGACGATGATGACGTCCAAGATCCACCGCGCCACCGTGACCCGGGCCGACCTCGGCTACGTCGGCTCCATCACCGTGGACGCGGAGCTGCTTCAGGCCGCCGACCTGCTGCCCGGCGAGCGCGTCGACATCTGCGACTGCACCAACGGCAACCGCCTGTCCACCTACGTCATCCCCGGCGAGCCCGGCTCGGGCGAGATCTGCGTCAATGGCGCGGCCGCCCATCTGGTGGCGCCCGGCGACCTGGTCATCCTCATCGCCTACTCGCAGATGTCCGACGCCGAGGCGCGCACCTACTTCCCGCGCGTCGTCTTCGTCGACGAGCGCAATCGGGTCGTGGAGCGGGGCGCCGAGCCCGGCCGGGTGCCCGAGGACTCCGACGCCGCCCAGGCGCAGGGCCTGAAGTCCTCCGGAACGCCCCTCGCCGCATCCCGCCGCTGA
- a CDS encoding DUF3618 domain-containing protein: MITPPSPDARLTPEQIEERLARQRRELAADVDALAERVAPQARARAAGEELRARAHETADSLRARTQSLRDRARDHLERAQDGDPESIRVVAAIAGGVVAGAALLGVLIGRSRG, translated from the coding sequence ATGATCACCCCGCCCTCCCCCGACGCCCGCCTCACCCCGGAGCAGATCGAGGAGCGCCTGGCCCGTCAGCGCCGCGAGCTCGCCGCCGACGTCGATGCGCTCGCCGAGCGCGTCGCCCCGCAGGCCCGTGCCCGCGCCGCCGGGGAGGAGCTGCGCGCCCGGGCCCACGAGACCGCCGACTCGCTGCGCGCCCGGACCCAGTCGTTGCGGGACCGCGCCCGCGACCACCTCGAGCGCGCCCAAGACGGGGACCCCGAGTCGATCAGGGTGGTGGCCGCCATCGCCGGCGGGGTGGTGGCCGGCGCCGCCCTGCTCGGAGTCCTCATTGGCCGCTCGCGGGGCTGA
- the purM gene encoding phosphoribosylformylglycinamidine cyclo-ligase encodes MSPDTPPVAPGASPAAPADGAPTAPAGSSAPADGAPGAPAGPGAGRGITYADAGVDTAAGDRAVELMKDAVAATATPAVVGGVGGFAGLVDVSALRDYRRPLLAASTDGVGTKVAIAQALDVHDTIGQDLVGMVVDDIVVVGARPLLMTDYIACGRVVPERIANIVRGVATACAAVDTPLLGGETAEHPGLMGPDEYDVAGAATGVVEADRRLGAERVRPGDVLIALAASGLHSNGYSLVRRVVERAGWPLEREVPEFGRTLGEELLEPTRLYARVCLDLVDAVDPADADPADLRLRALSHVTGGGLAANLARVLPAGLIADVDRCGWVVPPVFDVVRRLGDVPWEDLEGTLNLGVGMVAVVAPEAADDATRLARRAGVPAWVLGTVHEAGDYTPRGRVVAGTKGVDGGAVDAFGSYRTQ; translated from the coding sequence ATGAGCCCCGATACCCCGCCCGTCGCCCCCGGCGCATCGCCCGCCGCCCCCGCCGACGGCGCCCCGACCGCCCCTGCCGGATCCAGCGCCCCCGCCGACGGCGCCCCCGGCGCCCCCGCCGGACCCGGCGCCGGGCGGGGCATCACCTACGCCGACGCCGGCGTGGACACCGCCGCCGGCGACCGCGCCGTCGAGCTCATGAAGGACGCCGTGGCCGCCACCGCGACCCCGGCCGTCGTCGGGGGAGTGGGCGGCTTCGCCGGACTCGTGGACGTCTCCGCGCTGCGCGACTACCGCCGCCCCCTGCTGGCCGCCTCCACCGACGGGGTGGGCACCAAGGTCGCCATCGCCCAGGCCCTTGACGTCCACGACACCATTGGCCAGGACCTGGTGGGCATGGTCGTCGACGACATCGTCGTCGTCGGCGCCCGCCCCCTGCTCATGACCGACTACATCGCCTGCGGCCGCGTCGTGCCCGAGCGGATCGCCAACATCGTGCGCGGCGTGGCCACCGCCTGCGCCGCCGTGGACACCCCGCTGCTGGGCGGGGAGACCGCCGAGCACCCCGGCCTCATGGGCCCCGACGAGTACGACGTGGCCGGGGCCGCCACCGGCGTCGTCGAGGCCGACCGCAGGCTCGGCGCCGAGCGCGTGCGCCCCGGCGACGTCCTGATCGCCCTGGCCGCCTCCGGCCTGCACTCCAACGGCTACTCCCTGGTGCGCCGCGTCGTCGAGCGCGCCGGCTGGCCCCTGGAGCGCGAGGTGCCCGAGTTCGGCCGCACCCTGGGCGAGGAGCTGCTCGAGCCCACGCGCCTGTACGCGCGGGTGTGCCTGGACCTCGTCGACGCCGTCGACCCGGCCGACGCCGACCCCGCCGACCTGCGCCTGCGCGCCCTGTCCCACGTCACCGGCGGCGGGCTGGCCGCCAACCTCGCCCGCGTCCTGCCCGCCGGCCTCATCGCCGACGTCGACCGCTGCGGCTGGGTCGTCCCGCCGGTCTTCGACGTCGTGCGCCGCCTGGGGGACGTACCGTGGGAGGACCTGGAGGGCACGCTCAACCTGGGGGTCGGCATGGTCGCCGTGGTCGCCCCGGAGGCGGCCGACGACGCGACGCGCCTCGCCCGCCGGGCCGGCGTGCCCGCCTGGGTGCTGGGAACCGTCCACGAGGCCGGGGACTACACGCCGCGCGGGCGGGTCGTGGCCGGGACCAAGGGCGTCGACGGCGGGGCCGTCGACGCCTTCGGCAGCTACCGCACGCAGTGA
- a CDS encoding transposase family protein produces MGLRGSLRAALIYMRHNIPQTVIGEQLDVSQPTVSRAIKVMTGAIILALRDMLLTAEEVPEGCDCRAGRPPLPLLELARSPRTMVAVSTRRPA; encoded by the coding sequence GTGGGGCTGCGGGGGTCTTTGAGGGCGGCGCTGATCTACATGCGTCACAACATTCCGCAGACGGTGATCGGCGAACAATTGGATGTGTCCCAGCCCACTGTCTCGCGGGCCATCAAGGTCATGACCGGGGCGATCATCCTGGCCCTGAGGGACATGCTGCTCACCGCGGAGGAGGTGCCCGAGGGCTGCGACTGTCGTGCTGGACGGCCACCTCTTCCCCTGCTGGAGTTGGCGCGCTCACCGCGAACCATGGTCGCGGTGAGCACAAGACGACCGGCATGA